A part of Rhodoligotrophos appendicifer genomic DNA contains:
- the metC gene encoding cystathionine beta-lyase — protein MRDKLRPLETYALETQLTKAGMGYTEHGFVNPGVYHCSTVLYPSVEALHARTQPYLYGRGGSPTHRAFEEGVTAIEGGEATLICPSGLSAITTALLTFVSAGDHILMPDPVYRPARHFCDTVLARMGVQTSYYDPLIGGDIAGLIRPETRIVYTEQPGSQSLEVQDLPAIAAAAQAQNVLVMLDNTWATGRFFNGFKHGADIVVTAATKYFGGHSDVMLGTITSRKSHFKALDDTHHAFGIAVGPDDVYLGLRGLRTLDVRLERHMKSGLAVARWLQARPEVERVLYPALPEDPGHALWKRDFTGASGLFSVILKPVSDAAVAAMLDGLSLFGMGYSWGGYESLVVPFDPRSYRSATRWDAGPALRFHIGLEAVDDLVADLTDGFARMARA, from the coding sequence ATGCGAGACAAATTGAGACCGCTGGAGACCTATGCGCTGGAAACGCAACTCACGAAAGCGGGCATGGGGTATACCGAGCACGGTTTCGTCAATCCCGGCGTCTATCACTGCTCCACCGTGCTCTATCCCAGCGTCGAGGCGTTGCACGCACGCACGCAGCCTTATCTGTATGGCCGGGGCGGCTCGCCCACCCATCGGGCGTTCGAAGAAGGGGTCACGGCCATCGAGGGTGGCGAGGCGACGCTGATCTGCCCATCGGGTCTGTCCGCCATCACGACGGCATTGCTGACCTTCGTCTCGGCAGGAGACCATATCCTGATGCCGGACCCGGTTTATCGTCCGGCGCGCCATTTCTGCGATACCGTCCTGGCCCGCATGGGCGTGCAGACAAGCTATTACGATCCGCTCATCGGCGGGGACATTGCTGGCCTCATCCGCCCCGAAACCCGCATCGTCTATACGGAGCAACCCGGATCGCAGTCCCTCGAAGTGCAGGACCTTCCGGCCATCGCTGCCGCGGCGCAGGCGCAGAACGTCCTGGTCATGCTCGACAATACCTGGGCCACGGGACGGTTCTTCAACGGCTTCAAGCATGGCGCCGATATCGTGGTCACGGCCGCCACGAAGTATTTCGGAGGCCATTCGGACGTGATGCTGGGCACGATCACCAGCAGGAAGAGCCACTTCAAGGCACTCGACGATACTCATCATGCCTTCGGTATCGCGGTTGGACCCGACGACGTCTATCTCGGCCTGCGGGGACTGCGCACGCTCGACGTCCGGCTCGAGCGGCACATGAAAAGCGGGCTGGCGGTCGCCCGTTGGCTGCAGGCGCGCCCCGAAGTCGAGCGCGTGCTCTACCCCGCCCTGCCCGAAGATCCGGGGCACGCGCTGTGGAAGCGGGACTTCACGGGCGCCTCCGGCTTGTTCTCGGTCATTCTGAAGCCCGTGAGCGATGCCGCCGTCGCCGCCATGCTGGACGGTTTGTCGCTGTTCGGGATGGGCTACAGCTGGGGGGGCTATGAAAGCCTGGTCGTGCCCTTCGACCCCCGATCCTACCGCAGCGCCACACGTTGGGATGCGGGCCCTGCCCTGCGCTTCCATATTGGCCTCGAAGCCGTGGACGATCTGGTGGCCGACCTCACGGATGGATTCGCCCGGATGGCGAGGGCGTGA
- a CDS encoding amino acid ABC transporter permease, translated as MSAVTDEVRARDSRTSFWNDPKIRGILSQALLILVVGWFAWEIIDNTVTNLQERRIASGYRFLENTAGFGIVQTLIPYSEVSSYGRAFVVGLLNTLLVAGLSIVAATLLGFVIGIMRLSKNWLISKIAAAYVEVIRNVPLLLQLFVWYRAVLKSMPSPRESHSFADLFFVNNRGLYAPFPLFGSRMIWVLAALGLAVVLTAIFNIYAKRRQEQTGQRLPRLWVSVALILGLPALSLIINGVPVNFTYPELQGFNFVGGINMIPEFVALFLGLSIYTASFIAEVVRAGIQAVSKGQTEAGNALGLRGGSILRLIVVPQAMRVIVPPLANQYLNLTKNSSLAVAIGYPDVVATGGTVLNQTGQAVEVISLWMAVYLTLSLLTSGFMNWFNARIALVER; from the coding sequence ATGAGTGCGGTCACCGACGAGGTGCGCGCCCGGGATTCGAGGACATCCTTCTGGAATGATCCCAAGATCCGGGGAATTCTGTCCCAGGCACTGCTGATCCTGGTGGTTGGCTGGTTTGCCTGGGAGATCATCGACAACACGGTCACCAATCTCCAGGAGCGGCGCATAGCCTCCGGCTACCGCTTCTTGGAGAACACGGCCGGCTTCGGCATCGTCCAGACCCTTATTCCCTATTCGGAAGTGTCGAGTTACGGCCGCGCCTTCGTCGTCGGCCTGCTGAATACCCTCCTGGTGGCCGGTCTTTCGATCGTCGCCGCGACGCTCCTTGGCTTCGTGATCGGAATTATGCGGCTGTCGAAGAATTGGCTGATCTCGAAGATCGCCGCCGCCTATGTTGAGGTGATCCGCAACGTGCCGCTGCTGCTGCAGCTCTTCGTCTGGTATCGGGCGGTCCTGAAATCCATGCCTTCCCCGCGCGAAAGCCATTCCTTCGCCGATCTCTTCTTCGTCAACAATCGCGGCCTTTACGCGCCCTTTCCATTGTTCGGCAGCCGCATGATCTGGGTGTTGGCGGCTCTCGGCCTCGCTGTCGTTCTGACGGCCATATTCAACATCTACGCCAAACGCCGCCAGGAGCAGACCGGGCAGCGCCTGCCGCGCTTGTGGGTGTCGGTGGCCCTGATCTTGGGCCTTCCGGCCCTGTCCCTCATCATCAACGGGGTCCCCGTCAACTTCACCTATCCGGAATTGCAGGGCTTCAACTTCGTCGGCGGCATCAACATGATCCCCGAATTTGTTGCCTTGTTCCTGGGCCTCTCCATCTACACCGCCTCGTTCATCGCCGAAGTCGTGCGTGCTGGCATCCAGGCGGTGAGCAAGGGCCAGACCGAGGCTGGAAACGCCCTTGGACTTCGGGGCGGGTCCATCCTCCGCCTGATCGTCGTGCCCCAGGCCATGCGTGTGATCGTGCCGCCTCTGGCCAATCAATATCTGAATCTGACGAAGAACTCCTCCCTGGCTGTCGCCATCGGCTATCCCGATGTCGTCGCCACCGGCGGTACGGTTCTCAATCAGACGGGACAGGCGGTGGAGGTGATCTCGCTCTGGATGGCGGTCTATCTGACCTTGAGCCTGCTGACTTCCGGCTTCATGAATTGGTTCAATGCGCGGATTGCGCTGGTGGAGCGTTAG
- a CDS encoding phage tail tube protein, whose protein sequence is MAETEVTIGYGSTFAIGDGGSPEVFTALAEVYDITPPSDTLDVIDATHMTSPNATREFILGLSDPGECSFEMNFIPGSDADAAIQAVKVARQRVNCRITFPNNVTWTFSGILTGYEPAVPTEDKMTATVTFKVTGSYVAGVAS, encoded by the coding sequence ATGGCAGAAACTGAAGTCACCATTGGCTATGGCTCTACGTTTGCCATCGGGGATGGTGGGTCGCCCGAGGTCTTTACGGCTCTGGCCGAGGTCTACGACATCACCCCTCCAAGCGATACGCTGGACGTGATCGACGCCACGCACATGACGTCTCCCAATGCGACGCGGGAGTTCATCCTGGGGCTCAGCGATCCCGGGGAATGTTCATTCGAAATGAACTTCATCCCTGGCTCGGATGCGGATGCCGCCATCCAGGCGGTCAAGGTGGCGCGGCAGCGAGTCAATTGTCGAATCACGTTCCCGAATAATGTGACCTGGACGTTCTCCGGGATCCTGACCGGCTATGAGCCTGCGGTTCCCACTGAGGATAAAATGACGGCGACTGTCACGTTCAAAGTGACGGGCAGCTATGTGGCGGGAGTGGCTTCATAA
- a CDS encoding AbiJ-NTD4 domain-containing protein — MRENRPTFEEREGLIKPAQMQRGHVSKETRALLWAIFHECIKKETDIDRRRVSGRFNQAVFTYWIRRCHRAADEYSSKASHVIEFVKNIVMEQSYGKTLGFCEFVLSVRVDSDLNTYIKNALSETKCAYRVFDGDLIAPIGVEEEADTLERALNAAKENGFSGVRKHFRNSAQLLTEGKFADSIRESIHAVAATARRLDPKSNNTLGPALNMLQRKGVLPNNQLKSAITSLYAYTNTSEGIRHELFSSSQAAEDEADALFMLGACASFVSFLIAKAQNSGIELQPESAESNQSTGLE, encoded by the coding sequence TTGCGTGAGAATCGCCCGACATTTGAGGAGCGCGAGGGCCTCATTAAACCCGCACAAATGCAACGAGGACACGTCAGCAAAGAAACGAGAGCGTTACTGTGGGCGATTTTTCACGAATGCATAAAAAAAGAAACCGACATCGACCGGAGGAGGGTTAGCGGTAGATTTAATCAAGCTGTTTTCACCTATTGGATAAGACGTTGCCACCGTGCAGCCGACGAATACAGCAGTAAAGCTTCACACGTTATCGAATTTGTGAAAAATATAGTAATGGAACAATCCTACGGCAAAACTCTGGGATTTTGTGAATTTGTGTTGTCCGTGAGGGTCGATTCGGACCTAAACACCTATATTAAAAATGCTTTGAGTGAGACTAAGTGCGCTTACCGGGTTTTTGATGGCGATCTCATCGCGCCCATAGGAGTAGAGGAGGAAGCGGACACTCTGGAAAGAGCCCTGAACGCAGCAAAAGAAAACGGATTTTCAGGCGTAAGAAAGCACTTTCGAAACTCGGCCCAGCTCCTGACTGAAGGTAAATTCGCAGATAGTATTAGAGAAAGCATCCACGCTGTGGCGGCCACCGCTCGCAGATTGGATCCCAAGTCAAACAACACACTTGGACCTGCTCTGAATATGCTCCAACGGAAAGGAGTTCTTCCAAATAACCAACTGAAGTCTGCGATAACAAGCCTATATGCTTACACCAACACCAGCGAGGGGATTAGGCATGAACTGTTCTCCTCCTCACAGGCCGCAGAAGACGAGGCTGACGCACTGTTTATGTTGGGGGCTTGTGCCAGCTTCGTTTCGTTTCTCATCGCGAAGGCTCAAAATTCCGGCATCGAGCTTCAACCCGAGTCGGCGGAAAGCAATCAATCCACCGGCCTAGAATAA
- a CDS encoding DUF3168 domain-containing protein, which produces MEEVLVNHLLTSSALAALVSDRVFPVVRPQAWLRPAIVITKISGLPDYTNDGPSGLASSRYQVDCWADTYAAATDVSRAVKAALSGMDVQGGDGGTPERMWRLRGGFVEGERESAESDTGGSLLFRVSLDLIIWSS; this is translated from the coding sequence ATGGAAGAGGTTCTCGTCAACCACCTGCTGACCTCGTCCGCCCTGGCCGCACTGGTGTCCGACCGAGTCTTTCCGGTGGTCCGACCGCAGGCTTGGCTGCGGCCGGCCATTGTGATCACGAAGATCTCGGGCCTGCCGGATTACACGAATGACGGGCCTTCCGGCCTGGCCTCGTCGCGGTACCAGGTCGACTGCTGGGCGGACACCTATGCTGCCGCGACTGATGTGTCCCGGGCCGTCAAGGCGGCGCTTTCGGGCATGGACGTGCAGGGTGGAGACGGGGGAACGCCGGAGCGCATGTGGCGCCTGCGCGGGGGCTTCGTCGAGGGCGAGCGTGAGAGTGCCGAGTCAGACACGGGGGGCAGCCTGCTGTTCCGCGTCAGCCTCGATTTGATCATCTGGAGCAGCTGA
- a CDS encoding HK97-gp10 family putative phage morphogenesis protein has product MAKARPIRVEGLRELDKALAEMSKATARNVLKRALIKAAEPIADKARQLVPKDTHALERSIIASSKLANPVGKAEYAAAMKAGKGKSAAAGAMREARREAGGEFFAEISVGPGQLPHAHLVEFGSSKMAAQPYLRPAWDAHKVDALDAISGELKSEIDRAAKRAAQKAAKLKTKTA; this is encoded by the coding sequence ATGGCTAAGGCGAGGCCTATCCGCGTGGAGGGGCTGCGCGAGCTGGACAAGGCCTTGGCGGAGATGAGCAAGGCGACTGCCCGCAACGTGTTGAAGCGCGCGCTGATCAAGGCTGCCGAGCCGATAGCGGACAAGGCCAGGCAGCTGGTGCCGAAAGACACGCATGCGCTCGAGCGCAGCATCATCGCCTCATCGAAGCTGGCGAACCCTGTGGGCAAGGCCGAGTACGCCGCCGCCATGAAGGCAGGCAAGGGAAAGTCAGCTGCCGCCGGCGCCATGCGTGAGGCGAGGCGCGAGGCAGGGGGCGAGTTCTTCGCGGAGATTTCGGTTGGTCCGGGGCAATTGCCTCATGCCCACCTGGTGGAGTTTGGTTCGTCGAAGATGGCTGCTCAACCCTATCTGCGGCCTGCCTGGGATGCTCACAAAGTGGATGCGCTGGACGCCATCAGCGGGGAACTGAAGTCGGAGATCGACAGGGCCGCAAAGCGTGCTGCGCAGAAGGCCGCCAAGCTCAAGACCAAAACGGCATAG
- a CDS encoding ETC complex I subunit — translation MVARIFKPAKTAMQSGRANTKGWRLEFESEEPRTVDPLMGWTSSGDMKQQLRLHFDTKEEAIAYAERHAITFRVFDDNEAPVRPKAYSDNFKWGRVGNWTH, via the coding sequence ATGGTGGCGCGTATCTTCAAGCCGGCCAAGACGGCGATGCAGTCGGGACGGGCGAACACCAAGGGCTGGCGGCTCGAGTTCGAATCGGAGGAGCCGCGCACGGTGGATCCGCTGATGGGCTGGACCAGCTCCGGAGATATGAAGCAGCAGCTGCGGCTGCATTTCGACACCAAGGAAGAGGCGATCGCCTATGCCGAGCGGCATGCGATCACCTTTCGCGTGTTCGACGACAATGAGGCACCCGTGCGCCCGAAGGCCTATTCCGATAACTTCAAATGGGGCCGTGTCGGCAACTGGACCCATTGA
- a CDS encoding TIGR02594 family protein produces the protein MAEPKWLQVARRYEGEREIAGKKHNPKIVEFFRRVTGQAQTDETAWCAAFVGYCLAEAGLPNTGKLTARSYLQYGEPLEEPKLGAITVFKRGSSSWQGHVAFFLRDLGSKVEVFGGNQGNRVCVAAYAKRDLLGYRWPIAVKREAGEPPHDLLSVQRRLKDLGYHEVGKLDGLMGNRTRTALYAFKDNEGLPINADLDDATIRALFVTAKARPIDPERATGAPIDSKIVKNSNRSITTGAVAVGTGIVSGAKPLLDQAQDTTGVVGQAVSVLRDLSDIVGPWLPYIMVAVGAGVMIFAGRALLTRLKDHREGRTP, from the coding sequence ATGGCTGAACCGAAATGGCTGCAGGTCGCGCGACGCTATGAGGGCGAGCGTGAGATTGCCGGCAAAAAGCACAACCCGAAGATCGTGGAGTTCTTCCGCCGCGTTACGGGCCAGGCGCAGACCGACGAGACGGCTTGGTGCGCAGCCTTCGTCGGCTATTGCCTTGCGGAGGCCGGGCTGCCGAACACCGGTAAGCTGACGGCGCGATCCTATCTCCAGTATGGCGAGCCGCTGGAGGAGCCGAAACTGGGGGCCATCACCGTGTTCAAGCGGGGCTCCTCGAGCTGGCAGGGGCATGTCGCGTTCTTTCTGCGGGACCTTGGCAGCAAGGTGGAGGTCTTTGGCGGCAACCAAGGGAATCGGGTGTGCGTCGCCGCCTATGCGAAGAGGGACCTGCTGGGATATCGCTGGCCCATCGCCGTGAAGCGCGAGGCGGGCGAGCCGCCGCATGACCTGCTGAGCGTGCAGCGGCGGCTGAAGGATCTCGGCTATCACGAGGTCGGCAAGCTCGACGGACTCATGGGCAATCGGACCCGCACGGCGCTCTATGCCTTCAAGGACAATGAGGGCTTGCCCATCAACGCGGATCTGGATGACGCCACGATCCGCGCGCTGTTCGTGACGGCGAAGGCCAGGCCCATCGATCCGGAGCGGGCGACGGGCGCGCCTATCGATTCGAAGATCGTGAAGAACAGCAACCGCAGCATCACGACGGGTGCCGTCGCGGTGGGCACTGGCATCGTGTCGGGCGCCAAGCCGCTGCTCGACCAGGCCCAGGACACGACGGGCGTGGTGGGGCAGGCGGTGTCCGTGCTGCGGGACCTCTCCGACATCGTCGGGCCCTGGCTGCCTTACATCATGGTCGCCGTGGGGGCAGGGGTGATGATCTTCGCCGGCCGCGCGCTGCTCACGCGGCTGAAGGATCATCGGGAGGGCCGCACGCCATGA
- a CDS encoding carboxypeptidase-like regulatory domain-containing protein has product MALGAFQRTVVDDAGNVVPSASIEVRDQVSDSIVSIYSDRDGEVSLGNPFTADTEGFFRFHVAGGAYKISATSGAFTRVWEWVAIGLLQEQDEIELPGTVVQSEDVSQIVTLTQSAYDALDPPDEGTLYLIIEA; this is encoded by the coding sequence ATGGCCCTTGGAGCCTTTCAGCGAACCGTTGTCGACGACGCGGGGAACGTGGTCCCGTCTGCCTCAATCGAGGTGCGCGACCAGGTGTCGGACAGCATCGTGTCGATCTATTCGGATCGTGACGGGGAGGTTTCCCTCGGCAACCCGTTCACGGCCGACACGGAGGGGTTCTTCCGGTTCCACGTTGCTGGGGGAGCCTACAAGATCTCGGCGACATCCGGCGCCTTCACGCGGGTCTGGGAATGGGTCGCCATCGGCCTGCTGCAGGAGCAGGATGAGATCGAGCTGCCGGGGACCGTGGTGCAGAGCGAGGATGTCTCGCAGATCGTCACGCTCACGCAATCGGCTTATGACGCGCTCGATCCTCCGGACGAGGGCACGCTTTATCTGATTATCGAGGCCTGA
- a CDS encoding GTA-gp10 family protein, which translates to MANPVRGEVGFDVEGREYTLRFSTNALCELEAETGLNANKIVGQMQDPDGVSLRLLRAIIWAGLIDHHQGIKVADAGVIVDRIGIAKAGELIGKAFTAAFPAAAEEAASSRPPKGARAGTGKAS; encoded by the coding sequence ATGGCTAATCCTGTCAGGGGTGAGGTGGGGTTCGACGTCGAAGGAAGGGAATATACGCTCAGGTTTTCAACGAACGCTCTCTGCGAGCTTGAGGCCGAGACAGGGCTCAATGCGAACAAGATCGTCGGCCAGATGCAAGACCCTGACGGTGTCAGTTTGCGCTTGCTCAGGGCCATCATCTGGGCGGGGCTGATCGATCACCATCAAGGGATAAAGGTGGCCGATGCAGGGGTGATCGTCGATCGTATCGGAATCGCAAAGGCTGGTGAATTGATCGGAAAGGCTTTTACCGCGGCCTTTCCTGCGGCGGCGGAGGAAGCGGCATCTTCGCGCCCTCCGAAGGGGGCGCGGGCTGGAACTGGCAAGGCATCCTGA
- a CDS encoding phage head closure protein produces MAFGSLLAAGELDRRITIQRSAPVSNRFNEKVDVWSDLATVWAKKEDLSDRERIAAQEVSAEAMARFRIRWSARVADVNAKDRIVYRGKVYGITAVKEIGRRVGLELSATAGAD; encoded by the coding sequence ATGGCATTCGGGTCGCTGCTTGCTGCCGGCGAGCTTGACCGCAGGATCACGATCCAGCGGTCGGCTCCGGTGAGCAACCGGTTCAACGAAAAAGTCGATGTCTGGTCTGACCTGGCGACCGTGTGGGCGAAGAAAGAGGACCTCAGCGACCGCGAACGCATCGCTGCGCAAGAGGTCTCGGCGGAGGCCATGGCTCGCTTTCGCATCCGCTGGTCAGCTCGGGTGGCGGATGTGAACGCAAAGGATCGCATCGTCTACAGGGGCAAGGTCTACGGCATCACTGCCGTAAAAGAAATCGGCCGCCGGGTCGGCTTGGAACTCTCGGCGACGGCGGGGGCTGACTGA
- a CDS encoding CreA family protein: MILAVLALGAVAKAPASAAADDPELIFKRSTVWKFLSPDHKLATYAIDDPLVEGVACYFTLPEKGGWIGWAGLSEELSDVSIACRQVGPIRFKEKFAQGADMYSQRRSLFFKKMQIVRGCDAKRNTLVYLAYTDKLIEGSPQNSTSTVPIVPWGSQGEIPKCGDFMNP, encoded by the coding sequence ATCATCCTGGCCGTCTTGGCTCTCGGTGCGGTCGCGAAGGCTCCAGCCAGCGCCGCTGCCGATGATCCGGAGCTGATCTTCAAGCGCTCCACCGTCTGGAAATTTCTCTCTCCCGATCACAAGCTGGCCACCTATGCCATCGACGATCCGCTGGTGGAGGGGGTCGCCTGCTATTTCACCCTTCCGGAAAAAGGCGGTTGGATCGGATGGGCGGGGCTATCTGAAGAACTCTCGGATGTGTCAATCGCCTGCCGTCAGGTGGGGCCGATCCGCTTCAAGGAGAAATTCGCTCAAGGGGCGGATATGTATTCGCAGCGCCGCTCGCTCTTCTTCAAGAAGATGCAGATCGTCCGCGGGTGCGACGCCAAGCGCAATACGCTGGTCTACCTGGCGTACACGGACAAGCTGATCGAAGGCAGCCCCCAGAACTCGACGTCGACAGTGCCGATCGTGCCCTGGGGCAGTCAGGGAGAGATCCCGAAATGCGGCGATTTCATGAACCCCTAG
- the ligD gene encoding non-homologous end-joining DNA ligase, translated as MPKRTSSPPPARVEPSLPTLVQQPPKGPQWVHEIKWDGYRLAVHINGKDIRAITRNGFDWTDRFPTIIEAAGKLRVKSAILDGEACVLNEQGISDFGLMQAAIARGRKPSDKVVLYVFDLLFLDGQDLRSQTLASRRLYLVELLERTAHPGLVLSEEIPGSGEAVFRHACQLGLEGIISKRKDLPYVSGRTAAWLKTKCVLRDDFVVIGYEPGIAGSVNKLRVARRDEDGVLHYAGGVGSGLSERLSKGLKARLEKIAIAKPVIKGLRQKGIIWTEPKVVVEVEYRGLTTADQKLRHPAFKGVREDK; from the coding sequence ATGCCCAAGCGTACATCTTCTCCACCGCCGGCTCGTGTTGAGCCCTCCCTGCCTACCCTCGTCCAACAGCCGCCCAAGGGCCCGCAATGGGTCCACGAGATCAAGTGGGATGGCTATCGGCTTGCCGTTCATATCAACGGCAAGGACATACGCGCGATCACGCGCAACGGCTTCGACTGGACCGACCGTTTTCCCACCATCATCGAGGCCGCCGGCAAGCTGCGGGTGAAGAGCGCCATCCTCGATGGTGAGGCCTGTGTGCTCAACGAGCAGGGCATCTCCGACTTTGGTCTGATGCAGGCGGCGATCGCCCGCGGCCGGAAACCATCGGACAAGGTAGTGCTCTACGTCTTCGACCTGCTGTTTCTGGATGGACAGGATCTGCGCAGCCAAACCCTGGCCTCGCGTCGCTTGTACCTAGTCGAGCTGCTGGAGCGCACGGCACATCCCGGTCTCGTGCTTTCGGAGGAAATCCCAGGCTCGGGCGAGGCAGTGTTCCGTCATGCGTGCCAGCTCGGCCTCGAGGGCATCATCTCCAAGCGGAAGGATCTTCCGTACGTTTCCGGACGAACAGCGGCCTGGCTAAAGACCAAGTGCGTGTTGCGCGACGACTTCGTGGTCATCGGCTATGAGCCCGGCATTGCTGGTTCTGTGAACAAGCTGCGCGTGGCAAGACGCGATGAGGATGGTGTCCTGCATTATGCGGGCGGCGTCGGAAGCGGGCTGTCAGAACGGCTATCGAAGGGCCTGAAGGCGCGCTTGGAAAAGATCGCGATCGCCAAGCCGGTGATCAAAGGCCTCCGTCAGAAGGGCATCATCTGGACTGAACCGAAGGTGGTGGTTGAGGTGGAGTATCGAGGTCTGACAACCGCAGACCAGAAGCTGAGACATCCAGCGTTCAAAGGGGTCCGGGAGGATAAGTGA
- a CDS encoding amino acid ABC transporter substrate-binding protein codes for MKTKLLSLVLGATLGVAAATAASATTLEDVKAKGFIQCGVNPGLPGFGAPDDKGNWTGMDVDFCRAVASAVFGDATKVKFTPLSAKERFTALQSGEIDLLARNSTWTMQRDTGLGLTFTGVNYYDGQGFMVRKSLGVDSALKLNGASVCTQTGTTTELNLADYFRANNMTYQVVAFENNEEVNQAYDSGRCDVLTTDQSGLYSTRLKLANADDHIVLPEIISKEPLGPVVRQNDPQWFNIVKWVLFAQINAEELGVTAQNVMDMKNSTNPEIRRLLGLEGDFGTGIGLTNDWAVNLIKNVGNYAEVFNRNIGPDTPLGIARGLNALWNKGGIQYAPPVR; via the coding sequence ATGAAAACAAAGCTGCTTTCGCTGGTGCTCGGCGCCACCCTTGGGGTGGCTGCGGCAACGGCTGCGTCGGCAACGACCCTTGAGGATGTGAAGGCCAAGGGATTCATTCAATGCGGCGTCAACCCCGGTCTGCCGGGGTTCGGTGCGCCGGACGACAAGGGCAACTGGACGGGCATGGATGTGGACTTCTGCCGTGCCGTGGCCTCTGCCGTCTTCGGCGATGCAACGAAGGTTAAGTTCACTCCTCTTTCCGCCAAGGAGCGGTTCACCGCCCTTCAATCGGGCGAAATCGACCTTCTGGCCCGCAATTCCACCTGGACGATGCAGCGCGACACCGGCCTGGGCCTGACATTCACCGGCGTGAATTACTATGACGGCCAGGGCTTCATGGTGCGCAAGTCTCTCGGCGTCGACAGTGCCTTGAAGCTCAATGGCGCCTCCGTCTGCACCCAGACCGGCACGACCACCGAGCTCAATTTGGCGGATTATTTCCGCGCCAACAACATGACCTATCAGGTCGTGGCCTTCGAGAACAACGAGGAGGTCAACCAGGCCTATGATTCCGGTCGCTGCGATGTCTTGACCACCGATCAGTCCGGTCTGTACTCGACGCGGCTCAAGCTTGCCAATGCCGATGACCACATCGTTCTCCCCGAGATCATTTCGAAAGAGCCCCTGGGACCGGTCGTCCGCCAGAACGATCCGCAGTGGTTCAACATCGTGAAATGGGTTCTGTTCGCTCAGATCAATGCCGAGGAACTCGGCGTCACGGCGCAGAACGTCATGGACATGAAGAATTCCACCAATCCGGAGATCCGCCGGCTTTTAGGCCTCGAGGGTGATTTCGGGACCGGCATTGGGCTCACCAATGATTGGGCGGTGAACCTCATCAAGAACGTCGGCAACTATGCCGAGGTGTTTAATCGCAATATCGGTCCGGACACGCCGCTTGGCATAGCCCGCGGTCTGAACGCGCTCTGGAACAAGGGCGGGATTCAATACGCACCGCCCGTCCGGTGA